The stretch of DNA CGGCGGCAACACGGTGCCGTTTTACGGGCGTCACCAGGCGGGAATCGCGACCGAACCCCAGGCTCACGTCACCTATGTCAGCTTGACTCTGCTCGATCACGTCGACCGCGCCGCCCTCACACGCCTGATGCGCCTGCTCACCGATGATGCCGCCCGCCTGACCCAGGGCAGGCCGGCGCTGGCCGATTCCGAACCGGAGCTCGGCACCGCGCCGGCACGATTGACGGTGACATTCGGGTTCGGCCCGGGATTCATCGCCCGCGCAGGCGGAGTGGCTCCGGACTGGCTCGGGCCCCTGCCGCCCTTCGGCATCGACCGGCTCGACCCGGCGTGGGCCGAAGGCGACCTGCTGATCCAGGTCGCCTCCGATGATGCTCTGACCCGTGCCCACGCCATTCGGATGCTGCTCAAAGACACCCGCACTTTCGCATCCGTCGGCTGGACCCAAGCAGGGTTCAGGCGCGCACGGGGCACGGAGCAATCGGGCACGACCATGCGCAACCTGTTCGGCCAGGTCGACGGCACCGTGAATCTCACCCCCGGCACCGACGATTTCGACGAACTGGTCTGGTGCCCCGACGGCTGGCTGGCCGGCGGTACCAGTCTGGTTCTGCGGCGCATCCAGATGAACCTTGACACCTGGGATCGTCTCGACCGCGGCGGCCGCGAGCAGTCCGTCGGCCGATTCTTGTCGAATGGGGCTCCGCTGACGGGCAGCGGGGAACATGACGAGCCCGACTTCACCGCCACCACACCGATCGGTTTCCCGGTCATCCCCGAGTTCTCGCACCTCGCTCGGGCCCGGTCAGAGAATGCGAAGGAGCGCATCTTTCGGCGCGGGTATAACTACGACGAGACACCCCTCGGAGGGTCAGTCTCGAATTCGGGGCTGCTTTTCGCCTCGTTCCAGGCCGATGTCACGGCTCAGTTCGTGCCCATTCAACGGCGGCTCGACGAGCTTGACCTCCTCAACGAGTGGACGACGCCGATCGGCTCCTCCGTTTTCGCCGTTCCGCCCGGATGCGCAGAGGGAGGTTTCGTCGGCGAGACGCTGCTCGGGTAGGCGCCCCGGTCGCTTCCCCCGCCCGCCCGTGCCGCTGTGCTATCGTGTGGTCCGACCACACATGCTCGCCCGCACCAGAGAGGATCCCATGCCCGCCGAACCACGCGCCTGGGAGCTCGTCCTGCGGCACATCGAGCGTGAGATGCTCGATGGTGCATTGCAGCCCGGCGACCACCTACCCCCCGAACGCACTCTGGCCATCGAACTCGGTGTGGGCCGTTCCAGCGTGCGTGAGGCCGTGCGCGTACTCGAGGGGTTCGGGCTCATTCGCACCCAAACCGGCTCGGGCCCCCGCGCCGGCGCGATCATCATCGCCACCCCTCAGGGCGGCATGTCGGCCCTGATGCGTCTGCAGGTCGCGGCCCAGGGCTTCGCGGTGACCGACATCGTCAAGACGCGATTGCTTCTCGAGACCCAGATCGTGCGCGGTCTGGCGGATGCCGTCGCGCCGGCCGCCCTCGACGCCGCACGCCTGCTGCTGGTCGCGATGGATGACCCCGCGCTCAGCCCTGCCGGGTTCCTCGCTCTCGACGCCCAGTTCCATGTGGCACTGGCGGAGGCCTCGGGCAATCAGGTCGTCACGGCGATCATGGCGGGCCTGCGAGATTCGGTCGAGAGCTACGCTCTGGCGGGCCTTCCCGCGCTGCCCGATTGGCGTGCCACGGCGGCGCGACTGCGCAGCGAGCACCACCACATCGTCGACGCAATCGATGCCCGAGATGCCGCGAGCGCCGGCATCCGGATTCATGACCACATCTCCGGCTACTACGCCGAAACCCATCTCACCGGGCGGTTGCCCGACCAATTGAAGGAGTCCCGCCCGTGGTGAAACGCCAGTTCCCCAACCCGCTCGAGCTCGCCGAGCTGATGAAGTTCAAGACGCCGACGATGAACCCGACCGACCGTCGACTTGAGAAGGCGCTGACCATCGCCGACCTGCGCTCCATCGCCAAGCGTCGCACGCCGAAGGCGCCGTTTGACTACACGGAGGGCTCGGCCGAGGGTGAAATCTCGCTGGCCCGTGCCCGCCAGGCGTTCCAGGACGTCGAGTTTCACCCGGCAATCCTGCGCAACGTGCCCGTCGTCGACACGAGCTGTGAGGTCTTGGGCGGTCCGAGTGCGATGCCATTCGGTATCGCACCGACGGGCTTCACCCGCATGATGCAGACCGAAGGCGAGACCGCGGGGGCCGGCGCGGCTGGCGCGGCGGGCATCCCCTTCACGCTCTCGACGCTCGGCACCACGTCGATCGAAGACGTGAAAGCCGCGAACCCCTCAGGCCGTAACTGGTTCCAGCTCTACGTCATGAAGGACCGCGAAGTCTCGTACAACCTCGTCCGCCGCGCCGCCGCCGCGGGCTTCGACACGCTGTTCTTCACGGTCGACACCCCGGTCGCCGGGGCCCGCCACCGCGACAAGCGCAACGGATTCTCGATTCCGCCGCAGCTGACCCCGGGCACCGTGATCAATGCACTGCCCCGTCCGGCCTGGTGGATCAACTTCCTCACGACACCGAAACTCGAGTTCGCCTCGCTCTCGTCGACGGGCGGCACCGTGGGTGAACTGCTCAACGACGCCATGGACCCGACGATCTCGTTTGACGACCTGGCGACGATCCGGTCGATGTGGCCGGGCAAGCTCGTCGTCAAGGGCGTGCAGACCGTCGAAGACGCGAAGCTTCTGGCCGACCTCGGCGTGGACGGCATCGTGCTCTCGAACCATGGTGGACGCCAACTCGACCGCGCCCCGATCCCCTTCCACCTGCTGCCCGCCGTTGCTCGCGAGGTCGGGAACGATCTCGAGGTGCAGATCGACACCGGCATCATGAACGGCGCCGACATCGTCGCATCCGTCGCGCTCGGCGCCGACTTCACGCTCATCGGTCGCGCCTACCTCTACGGCCTGATGGCCGGCGGGCGCCGCGGCGTCGACAAGACCATCGAGATTCTGCGCACCGAAATCGAGCGCACCATGAAGCTGCTCGAAGTCGCCTCCCTCGACGAGCTCAGCCCGAAGCACGTCACGCAGCTCGCCACCATGATGCCGATCGCTCGCCCGCTGACGGATGCCGCGGCTGCGGTTCCCGAAAAGAAGGCGCCGGTGCGAAAGCCGGTCGCCGCCCAGGCGACCACGGCTCCGGCACCGGCACCGAAGGCAGCCGCACCCGCGAAGAAAGCCACCACGCCCAAGGCCCCGGCCGCGCAGACAGCTGCCAGCGCTGCGCCGACGACCACGACCGCCGCCAAGAAGGCCCCGGCCACCAAACCCGCCGCCAAGAAGGCCCCGGCCACCACACCCGCCGCCAAGAAGGCCCCGGCCGCCACACCCGTCGCCAAGTAGCCGCCACACCTCTGCCCCGGTGCGGTCAGATCGTCGCCACGCATTCCGCAGACCGACGAGCTGGCCGCACCGGGGCATCAGCCAACCGCCGAACGAATCGTGCGTACCATTCAGTGATGGCGCTGGACCGACGCCGAAGGCCCGCGCGCGCATCCGTCCCTCTATTCCCGTCATCGAAGCCGGAGTTGACCCCATGACCGAATCGACCAGGCCGCCGAGAGACCCGCAGGATGGCGACGGATGCGCATGCCAGCCACCTCGCCACTCGGAACCGAGCGAGACGACCGCGGCAGTGGAGCCTGCCGACGGCCCCGTCGTGGCGAGACGACCGCAGATTTCCGGCGATGCGGCTGCCGTCGACACGGGCGTATCACGACCGCAGACGCATGCGATTGAGCAATGCGCCGTTCCGGCCCAAACGTTCCAGATGGGCGACCCCTTCGGCGACGGCAAACCGGGCGACGGTGAGCATTTCGTGCACGACGTCACGCTTCGCGAGTTCACCATCGACGCGACCGCGGTGACCAACGCCGACTTCGCCGCCTTTGTCGACGCAACCGGGTATCGCACCGAGGCGGAACGCTACGAGTTCTCTGCGGTATTTCATCTGTCGATTGCCGCCCCGCGCACTGATGTACTCGAACCAGTGCGAGGCACGCCCTGGTGGCACGGCGTACGTGGAGCGGACTGGCGGCATCCGGGAGGGCGGCTCTCTGACCTCGACGGGCTGAACGACCACCCCGTCGTGCACGTGTCTTGGAATGACGCCATGGCCTACTGCCGATGGGCCAGCCGCCGACTCCCGACCGAGGCGGAGTGGGAGTGCGCCGCGCGCGGAGGGGCGCACGGCCAACGCTTCCCCTGGGGCAATGAGCTCCTGAGCGGCCTGGGCCGCTGGCAATGCAACATCTGGCAGGGTGACTTTCCCCGGCACAATACGCTGGCCGATGGATGGCTCACCACAGCGCCCGCACGCAGCTTTCGCCCCAACGGTTACGGACTCTGGCAAGCCGTCGGCAACGTCTGGGAATGGTGCTCCGACTGGTTCAGCGCCGAGGCCTACCTCTCCCACGACCCTCTCAACCCGCGGGGGCCCGCCCGCGGCACCGGCCGAGTGCTGCGCGGCGGCTCATTCCTCTGCCACGACTCCTACTGCAATCGCTACCGCAGCGCGGCCCGCTCTTCGAACACCGCAGACTCCTCAATGTCGAACAGCGGATTTCGCACCGTGGCGCTCCCCGCCGACTGAAAGCGTCGTGATGGGATCTCGCCGTGCTAGCGGCGCAGTTCCAACGTGCAGCACTTCACGCCGCCACCGCCGAGCAGCAGCTCCGACAGATCGACTCCGATCGGGTTGTAGCCGCGGGCGCGCAGCTCGCGCTCGAAGTCCTTCGCACGCGAGGCGATGACCACGTTGTAACCGTCAGAGAAGGAGTTGAGGCCGAGGATTGCAGCGTCGGCTTCGGTGGCGATCACGGCATCCGGAAAACGATCGCGCAGAATCATGAGGCTCGGCTCGTCGAACGCACTCGGCAGGTAGGCGATGTTGGTGTCGTCGAGCACCGCGAGCGCGGTGTCGAGGTGATAGAAGCTGGGGTTGATCAGGGTGAGAGTGATCACCTGGCGCCCGAAAATCGACGCAATCTCTTCATGACTGTTCGAGGCGGTGCGAAAGCCGGTGCCGGCCAGAATCACGCCGTCGACGAGCAGAAAATCGCCCTCGCCCTCGTTGACCTCGACCGGCTCGCGCACATCAAAACCGGCCTGGCCGAACCAGTCCATGTAGGCCGGACCCTCCGGCTGACGTTGCGGGAAGGTGAACTTTGCGCCATACGCGATGCCGTCGATGACGAAGCCGCCATTCGCGGCATAGACCATGTCGGGCAGTCCGTCGATCGGGTCGATCAGGCGCACGTCGAAGCCGAGCCCCACGTAGGTGTCATACAGCGTTTCCCACTGCTTCACGGCGAGGCTGGTATCGGTCGGCAGCGAGGGGTCCATGTAGGGGTTGATTCGGTAGACCACCGTGAAATACTCTGGCTTGCACATGAGCACAGTGCGGGTGACGGGCGTGCGCTGCGGAACAGCCATCGCGGCAGATTCGTTGAGGGCGGTTGACATGGGAACTCCTTCATCGTGGTTCTGCCCGGCGGATGCCGTCGGTACAGTCCCGAGGGATGGCGGACCAGGTCGCTCACGAGAGCCCGTCGCAGAATATGAATCTCACGCGACGAGACGCCAAGTTCAGTTTGGCACGACACGATTCAACACTTCATGCTGAATTGCGCAAATATTCTGCGCACCTTCCCCCCTTGGCGCAATTATCTACCGTAGACTCGGGCAATGGACAACCTCGACCGCGGCATTCTTGACCTTCTCCGCCAGAATGCGCGTGCCGGATACGGCGACATCGGCTCGGTCGTCGGCCTGTCGGCGTCAGCGGTAAAGCGCCGCGTCGACCGCCTGGTCTCCGACGGTGTGATCCGTGGCTTCACGATTCAGGTCGACCCGGCCGTCGACGGCATGGCCACCGAGGCCTACGTCGAGTTGTTCTGCCGCGGCACCGTGGCGCCCGACGAATTGCTGCGCATCCTCTCGAGTGTGCCCGAGGTCGTCGACGCCGGCACCGTCACGGGCAGCGCTGACGCGATGGTGCATATCCGGGCTCGCGACATTCCGAGCCTCGAGGACGCCCTCGAGCGAGTCCGCCAGGCACCCAATGTCGACCACACTCGAAGCGCCATCGTTCTGTCACGCCTGATTCACCGCTCTGGAGCGTAACCCAGACCGGCGCACGCCACGGTCAGGTCGCGATCACGGCCGGTTTCTGCAGCGCGGGCGCCAGCAGGTGGATCAGGGCGACGGCCGCGACCGACCCGGCGCACAGGATGCCGGCGAGCACGACGACTTGAAACCGTCCCGCTTCCAGCGGTGAGGCCCCACCGAAAATCGCGCCGACGAACGCGCCGGGAAGCGTGACCAGCCCGGTGGTCTTGGTCTGATCCGTTGACGGGATCATGGCGAAATGGATGGCGCGCCGGGCCAGGTCTCGCGTCGCTTGACGCGGCCGCGCGCCAAGCGCCAGCCAGCCCTCGACCTCATCCCAATGCTCCCCGACCGCCTCATTGAACCGGCGACCGGCGATCGTGGCGATCGACATGGCGTTGCCGATGATGATGCCGCCATAGGCCAGCACGTAACGGGGCGAAAATTCGATCGACCCCGTCGCGAACACAATCACCAGGGCAAGAAGCACCCCGGCACCCATCGCCGCGGCCATGCCTGCGAGGCGGCCCCACGACATGCCGATTCGACGGGTGGCGGTTGTCACCGCCGCACAGAACATCACCACCAATCCCACGCCCACCCAGAGTGGGCTCGAAATAATTCCGCCCAGGATGAGGCTGATCGCCGCCAGCTGGAGGATTCCACGCAGCAGTGCCCACGCCGGCGCATACGGTCGGGGGGTACGGTAGCCCCGCAACACCACGACGACGACGAGAATCAGCAGGGTCAGGCCGAGCAGAGTGGGCAGCAGCCCCGCGAGCTGGGACTGCGTGCCGGACGGGAGGATCATGAGATGAGACTACCGAGAGCGGGGCATACCCACCGCACGGATGCGACCAATCAACACCACCCCTCGCCAGGCCACTCGATTCGCTGTCACACTGGGCTCCTCGGCCCCACCGCAGGTTTCAGAACACCGAACAGGACAGCCATGACCGACAGTGCAGATCCAACCAACGCCTCCGCGGCCGACACCCCACCGCGATCAGATCTCGCCGGCTGGAGCCGCGCCCCATTCTCGGCCGTCGGACTCAGCTACGACTGCTTTGAGAAAGGGAGCGGACCCGGCGTGGTCCTGATCCCTGAGATCCCGGGCATCACCCCCGAGGTTCTCGCGCTGGCCGATCATCTCGTCAGCAGTGGTTTCACCGTTGTCGTGCCGTCCCTGTTCGGCACCCCCGGCGGGCCCAGCAACGGTGCCGCTATCGCCCGAGTGATCGGGCGACTCTGCGTCGCAGCGGAATTCCGTGCCTTCGCCCTGGATGCCCGGCGCCCGATCACCGCCTACCTCCGGGCCGTTGCGGCCGATCTGGCCTCCCGCACGCCAGGTCCCGGCGTCGGCGTCATCGGCATGTGTTTCACCGGAGGGTTCGCTCTGGCCACCGCAGTGGATGATGTCGTTCTGGCTCCTGTTCTCAGCCAGCCGGCGGTGCCCTTTCCAGTCGGGCGCGCCCGACAGATCGACCCGGGACTCAGCACAGCCGAGCTGGATCGGATCGCAGCCCGCACCACGAGCGACAATCTCTGTGTTCTCGGCCTGCGCTTCAGCGAGGATTCCAGTTCGCCGCGCGGTCGATTCGACACTCTCTCGGCACGCCTCGGCGATGCATTTGAGGTCATCGAACTCGATTCCTCCGCGGGCAATAGTGCGGGTTTCCCGAAGACCGCGCACTCGGTGCTCACCACCGAGATGCGCGAGACGCCCGGTCACCCGACGCTCGCCGCCCGCCAGCGGGTGGTCGAGTTTCTCACGGAACGCCTCAGCGAACCCCACCGCTGATCGAGCTCCCACCGCTGATCGAGCTCCCACCGCCGATCGAGCTCCCACCGCTGATCGAGCTCCCACCGCTGATCGAGCTCCCACCGCTGATCGAGCTCGTCGAGATCCCGCGACCCAGCCTCGAACCCGGGAACCAGGGTCTCGACACGCTCGACCAACGGGTCGTCGATCGACCCCAGCCTCGAAACCCGGGAACCAGGGTCTCGACACGCTCGACCAACGAAACCAGCGCCCCCACCGCTGATCGAGCCTGTCGAGATCCCGCCTCGACACGGGCTCGCCCGCCTCGATCACCGAGACGGGCGCGCTTCCAGCCTGACGCTCAGTCCAGGTCAGCGTCCTCGCGAGTACGACCGACCGGCTCCAGCTTCGTTCCGCGCGCGTGCAGGATGTCGCCGATGAACCAGTCATAGAGCAACACGCCGATGATCCCACCGATGAGGGGCCCGACGATTGGAACCCAGAAATACCAACTGAATGCCCCGGTGACGGTTCCCGGCATTGCCACATCACCCCAACCGGCGGCCCACGCGAAGAGACGCGGTCCGAGGTCACGGGCCGGGTTGATCGCGTATCCGGCGTTTGCGCCATAGGACATGCCGATGGCGGCGATGGCGAGGCCGATCACGAGGGGGCCGAGGTTCGCCTTTACCGCGGTGTTGCGCATGTCGATGATCGCGACGATGAAGATCAGCAGGAACGCGGTGCCCACGATCTGGTCGATCAGGGGGCCGACCATGTTGCCCTCGAAATACTTGGCGGGGAAGGTCGCGAAGATCGAGAACGTCGTGAGGCCTCCGGCCGCATCACGCGCGACACCGACCGCCTTGTTATACGCGTCGATTGCGTTGTAGTAAACGAGGTAGACCAGTGCGGCACCCACGAATGCGCCCAGAACCTGCGCGAGCATATACGGCCCGACCTTTTTCCAGGCGAACTTGCGTCGTAGCGCAAATGCCAGGGTGACAGCGGGGTTCAGGTGAGCCCCACTCACGCCACCGGCGATGTAGATGGCGAGCATCACGGCGAACGCCCAACCCCAGGTGATCAGCAGCCAGTCACCGGCCGCATCGAAGATCGTTGTCGCGCTGGATGTACGGCCTGACCCGGGCAATGCCGCAACCGCCATTGCCACGACACCATCACCGAAGGCGATGATCACAAACGTGCCGAGGAATTCCGCGAGGCATTCCCCCCACGTTCCACCGAGTCTTTTCAGACCGCTTCCGTTTCGAACCGCGTTTCGCAATGGCGTAATGTCGCTCATCAGGGCGCCTCCTTGGGGGAATTGACCTCTGGGCCACAGAAGATGCGGAAGCACCGCTGCGATGCAGAGGCTAGCTGAACCAGAAGCTACGCCCGCGCCTGACGTTTCACAATCCCCTGAGCGCGCCCGCGCACGGAATGCGACGTCAGGAGCGCCTGCCGCCGGCGGGTTCAGACCGCCGACGGCCTGCGGACGGCGCAGTTCGCGCCCGCTCGATCAGGTCACGCGGACTGAATCAGATCACACCATCCGACAGCGTGCTCGGGTTTCCGAATCGGTGCGCGGTGATCGAAATGGCCTGCTCGCGGAGGAACGGCAGCACCTCTACCCGACCGGCCTGGGTGACAGGGTGGGAGTACACCGCAATGTCGGGGCTACCCCCGAGAGCCGCAAGCAGAGCGGATGCGCCGGCCTCGGCCCCCGCGAAACGGTCACCGCCGATCAGCCGCACACGGCTCGTCGTGATCTGGCCGCTCGCGGCGCGCTGCAGCCACTCCGCATCGCTCTCGACGGTCACCGGGATCTCGCTCGCGTCGAGCAGGTCACGTACCGCCGGCGGGATCGGAATCGCACTCGATACGACGAACCGTGAGCCAGACAGCGTCGCCGCCGCGATCACGCGCAGCAGGTGTCCAAGAGTGCCGTCTTCGCCGAGCCGTACCGTGACCGGGAGCGGCAGATAACGGAACAGGTTGCGCTCGAGGCCGACAGCCGAGGCATCCTTCACCGTATTGAACTCCTCACGCCAGGCGATGGCGTCACTGAGGGCCGAGCGACGCAGAATGTCGAAGTCGCCGTAGTCGAGCGAACTCTGCGACGCCTCGATCAGGTGGGTCACACGCTGCTCAAGACCGCGCAGGTGCAGGGTTGAACTGTTCTTGCCGGGATCGGTGACCCAGCTGCCGAGACCATAGAGGTAGTTCGGTCCGCCCGCCTTCGTGCCGGCTCCCACCGAGGAACGCTTCCAGCCACCGAACGGCTGGCGCTCGACGATCGCCCCCGTGATTCCACGGTTCACATAGAGGTTTCCGGCCTCAACCGTCGCAAGCCACTCGGTCAACTCGTCGGCGTCGAGCGACTGCAGACCGGCCGTGAGGCCGTAGTCGACGGCATTCTGGAAGCGAATCGCCTCCTCCAGCGTGCGTGCACGCATAATCCCGAGCACGGGTCCGAAGAATTCGGTGAGGTGAAAATATGAGCCGGGGGCCACCCCGGTGCGGATGCCGGGCGACCACAGCGTGCCGCTGTCGTCGAGCTGCTTCGGCTCGACCAACCACTGCTCGCCGATGCCGAGCGTGGTCAGGGCGTGCAACAGTTTTCCGTTGGCAGGCTCGATGATCGGGCCCATCTGGGTGGCGGGGTCGGCCGGGTAGCCGACCTGCATCGAGGTTGCGGCATCCACCAGCTGTCGGGTGAATCGCTCGGATCTACCCACTGAACCGACGAGAATCACCAGGCTGGCCGCCGAGCACTTCTGGCCCGCGTGCCCGAACGCGCTCTTGATGACGTCGGCTGCGGCGAGGTCGAGGTCGGCGCTTGGCGTGACGATGATGGCGTTCTTCCCGCTCGTCTCGGCGAGGAGGGGCAGGTCGCTGCGGAACGAACGAAACAACTGCGCGGTCTCGTAGCCACCGGTCAGGATGACTCGCTCGACGGCGGGGTGCGAGATCAGCTGGGTGCCGAGGTCGCGGTTGCCCAGGTCGACGAGCGCGAGGACCTCACGCGGCACTCCGGCCTCCCAGAGCGCCTCGACCATGATCGCGCCGGAACGCTGGGCCAGTTTGGCGGGCTTGATGATGACGCCGGCGCCCGCGGCAAGCGCCGAGAGCACCGACCCGGCCGGAATGGCGACGGGGAAGTTCCACGGCGGGGTGACGACGATGAGCTTGGACGGCACGAAGATGGCACCCTGCACGGCGTCGAGGTCCTTGGCCCGTTCGGCGTAATAGTGTGCGAAGTCGATCGCCTCGCTGATCTCGGGGTCCGACTCAGCGATGGTCTTACCGGTCTCGGAGGCCATCACTTCGATCAAGCGACCACGGTTCGCGGCGAGAGCCTGCCCGGCGCGGTGCAGCACGGCGGCGCGCTCGGCACCGGTCTTCTGTCCCCAGGCGGTGCCGGCCGCCACGACGGTGTCGATGATCCGGTCCAGCGCCTCGGGCTCCTCGACTCGGGCGGCCGCGATCACATCGCAACCGAGCGTGCTGACGTCGACCCGGGCCAGGATGCTCCGCCCCCAGGCGCGGTTGGCGGGAAGAGACGGGTCGGTGTCGGGTTCGTTGCTGAATGCCGACCCGCCGCGCGGCACGATCCCGCTCGATCCGCGGGTGAGGCCGAGCACTGCGGCGGTGAGCTGCGGGTCGGCGGAGTCGGCGGCGGATCGGGTGAAGGAGGCTGCGGCATCCGCTTCCGAATCCGTTCCCGCACCGGGGTTGGCCGCGACGCGGTTGGTTTTCGCTTGCTCGGCCTGCTCGGCCCGGTTCTGACCGCGGTTCGGTCCGGGCACGGTGAGCGGGTCGGCGTCGAGTACGGCCAACGAGGCCAGGAAGCGTTCCTTCTCACGTTCGAACAGCTCCGGTGAGCTGGTCAGTTCGAACACGGCCGACATGAAGTTCTCTGAGCTGGCGTTCTCTTCGAGGCGGCGGATCAGGTAGCTGATCGCCACGTCGAATTCGGCCGGGTTGACCACCGGCGTGTAGAGCAGCAGGCGTCCGACATCGCGACTCACGGCCTCGGCCTGGGCCGCGGCCATGCCGAGCAGCATCTCAAACTCCACCCGATCGGCGACACCGCGGCGCTCGGAGAGCAGATGTGCGTAGGCCACATCGAAGAGGTTGTGTCCGGCGACCCCGAGGGCAACGGCATCCGTGTTTTCGGGGGTCATCGCCCAGTTGAGCACACGCTTGTAGTTGGTATCGCTGTCTTGCTTGGTCGAATAGGTGGCGAGCGGCCAGCCGTGCACCGCGGAATCGACGTGTTCCATGGCCAGGTTGGCACCCTTGACGATGCGCACCTTGATAGGGGCTCCCCCGGCTGCACGGCGCTTCTTCGCCCAGGCGGTCAGGCCCTGCAGCGCGCCAAGCGCGTCGGGCAGGTACGCCTGCAGCACGATTCCGGCCTCGAGGGTGGTCAGGTCCGGCTGATCGAGGATGCCCTCGAACACCGCGATGGTGAGGTCGAGGTCGCGGTACTCCTCCATGTCGAGGTTGATGAACTTGGGCGTCGGCGAGGCTGCGGCCAGACGGAACAGCGGGGTCAGGCGTTCGATCACACGCGCGACGGCTTCGTCGAACGACCACATCGAAAGCTGGCTGGCGATGGCCGACACCTTGATTGACACGTAGTCGACATCGTCTCGAGCCAGCAGCTCGCGTGTGCCCTCGAGGCGTCGCAGCGCCTCTTTCTCACCCAGCACGGCTTCGCCGAGCAGGTTGATGTTGAGACGGTTTCCGGATGCGCGCAGTTGGGCGATCGCCGGGCCGAGCTTGGCGGGCGTCGCGTCGACGACCAGGTGACCGACCATCTGGCGCAGCACGGCGCGTGCCGCCGGAATCACGACCCACGGCAGCACGGGGCCGAGCACTCCGCCGGCACCGATGGCCCCTCGCATGTAGGTGGGGAGGAATCCCGGCGCCTTCTTCGCCACGCGCTGCAGGTTGTACCCGGCGACCATGACGTCTTCCGGGCGCATCACGCCGTCAACGAACCCCACGGTGAAATCGAGTCCGTTCGGGTCTTTCAGTACCCCGGCCAGGCGCTCGGCCGACACGTCGACTGGAATCTCGGTGCTCGTGGCCA from Leifsonia psychrotolerans encodes:
- a CDS encoding proline dehydrogenase family protein, whose product is MTNSAVPTSHEPEMDLANEVVALVKKWLATSTEIPVDVSAERLAGVLKDPNGLDFTVGFVDGVMRPEDVMVAGYNLQRVAKKAPGFLPTYMRGAIGAGGVLGPVLPWVVIPAARAVLRQMVGHLVVDATPAKLGPAIAQLRASGNRLNINLLGEAVLGEKEALRRLEGTRELLARDDVDYVSIKVSAIASQLSMWSFDEAVARVIERLTPLFRLAAASPTPKFINLDMEEYRDLDLTIAVFEGILDQPDLTTLEAGIVLQAYLPDALGALQGLTAWAKKRRAAGGAPIKVRIVKGANLAMEHVDSAVHGWPLATYSTKQDSDTNYKRVLNWAMTPENTDAVALGVAGHNLFDVAYAHLLSERRGVADRVEFEMLLGMAAAQAEAVSRDVGRLLLYTPVVNPAEFDVAISYLIRRLEENASSENFMSAVFELTSSPELFEREKERFLASLAVLDADPLTVPGPNRGQNRAEQAEQAKTNRVAANPGAGTDSEADAAASFTRSAADSADPQLTAAVLGLTRGSSGIVPRGGSAFSNEPDTDPSLPANRAWGRSILARVDVSTLGCDVIAAARVEEPEALDRIIDTVVAAGTAWGQKTGAERAAVLHRAGQALAANRGRLIEVMASETGKTIAESDPEISEAIDFAHYYAERAKDLDAVQGAIFVPSKLIVVTPPWNFPVAIPAGSVLSALAAGAGVIIKPAKLAQRSGAIMVEALWEAGVPREVLALVDLGNRDLGTQLISHPAVERVILTGGYETAQLFRSFRSDLPLLAETSGKNAIIVTPSADLDLAAADVIKSAFGHAGQKCSAASLVILVGSVGRSERFTRQLVDAATSMQVGYPADPATQMGPIIEPANGKLLHALTTLGIGEQWLVEPKQLDDSGTLWSPGIRTGVAPGSYFHLTEFFGPVLGIMRARTLEEAIRFQNAVDYGLTAGLQSLDADELTEWLATVEAGNLYVNRGITGAIVERQPFGGWKRSSVGAGTKAGGPNYLYGLGSWVTDPGKNSSTLHLRGLEQRVTHLIEASQSSLDYGDFDILRRSALSDAIAWREEFNTVKDASAVGLERNLFRYLPLPVTVRLGEDGTLGHLLRVIAAATLSGSRFVVSSAIPIPPAVRDLLDASEIPVTVESDAEWLQRAASGQITTSRVRLIGGDRFAGAEAGASALLAALGGSPDIAVYSHPVTQAGRVEVLPFLREQAISITAHRFGNPSTLSDGVI